The following DNA comes from Hordeum vulgare subsp. vulgare chromosome 3H, MorexV3_pseudomolecules_assembly, whole genome shotgun sequence.
GATCTTTCAGCCTCTTAAAAAGCTCGAAAGCCAATTCAACCCTTCCAGCTCTGCAAAGACCATGCAAAAGCGAACTATAACTCACCAGAGTAGGAGTGATTCCATTCCTTGCCATCTCAACGAGCATGTAATAACCTGTCAATACATCCCCTTGTTTGCATAAGCCATCAACTAATATGCTGTAGCTGTGAACATCTGGGGCAAACCCACACTTCTTCATCCCATCAAACACTTCTATGGCTTTGTGAACCTGACCATCATGGCAGAAACCATGAATAACTGCATTAAAACAATAGCTGTTGCAAGGGTAGCCTCTCTGGCACATCATTTGGAGGAAGTTCCATGCAGATTTCACCTGTTTGGCACGGCAAAGCCCGTAGAGGTAAGTAGCATAGGTTGCAGCATTTGGCCTCACACCTTCCACTTCCATTTCAGAAAGAAGCTCTAGAGCTTCCTCCGGGCATAACTTGGCTCCATGTGTATACATACTCATCAAAACTGAATAAGAGTAGACATTTGGTGAAGGACCAGAACTCTTCATATCTTGAAACAAACTCCTTGCATACATGGTCTGATTCCGCTCAACCAAGCGCTTCAGCAAGAAGTTGCATACTTGCAGCTCAACTCCAACCTTCTTGGCCTCGACATAAGTGAGGAGAGCATCCTCAAACATGGACAGCTCCACAAAAACCCGGATGATTGTGGCATAAACTTGTAGCAACGTCATCGACCCACCCAAATTGCTAGCCAACAAGGGCGCCAACTCAAACAACTCCATCCCGGCATTCCCGTGGTGGTCGACAACACTCTGGATCAGGCAGCGGACCTCTCTAATCCTCCGTGGCAGGAACGACTGCATAAGCAACACAAACAGCCCGATCGACCGGGGTAGCCCATACAGCCTGACACACTCCCCGAAGCTGATCTTCCTGGTGGCATCATCCCAGCTTAATGTCCGGACTGCCCGCGCGATCACAGGAAGAAAACACCCGCGTCTACCCTCACTGCAAACGGAGGGCTGACTGTGACTGGGCTCCTCCTCATCGTCCAAGCTCTTCACGCGACAGGCCACAGAAGAGAGGCGTGGCTCCAAGGGTGGACGTCTGTTCAGAAGGGCTCGACACAGACACCCCGGCACCGCGCGGCGCATAGACGAGGGACAcaaaccccctcctcctcctcctcctcacaccGGCCGCGCCATTCGAGCAAGGAAGAATCCACGCAGAAACCGCACTTCATGGACCGAGCCTCCTTAATCAGCTTACGGAGACGACAGCACAGGCTTGCGAATCCGCATCAGAATTTCCTGCAAGAAACGATGATAAAGAAGAGTCACTGCTGCAGCTGTTATCATCCTGAATCTCAAGCCTCATTTGGGGCAACAAATCGAAGCCGACTAATTAAGGACCATAACAAGAAGTAAAACTGTGATTCGCAAAATGTGCAGAGGGTATCCCTTGTCAAGTAGAGCCAGTGGAAAACGAGAGCAAGCATTCTAGCTATTAGAACAGTGCCTGGTAATATGCCTGCCGGCACACGGGGACATGGCGACACGCCCAGCCAGAGGGCGCCCAAGATGAACAGCTATAGCTAACGCTAGTGACCAAGTAGCCAGGCCGGGGCGGCGCATAAGTAAAGCGCAAAACTTTGGCAtgtaatctgagctccattgctaATAAGTGCTGACAAcacaagaaagtagagagcttGGGCAGGTCTGGGCGCGTgcgcgcgcgcgagagagagagagagcacgtaCGGGGAGGGTCAGGGCGGCGTCGGCTTCGGAGGTCGGAGGTCGGGGCGGCGCCGCCGTGGAAGATGGGGGGAGGGAAGGGGACGGGAGGAGGGAGGGTTTCTTTTTCTCAGGGACGTATCCATGGCCCAACGGATCTCATCACCTATTTGGTGGTCCGGCCCGAGTTCCATTTTTTCCATTCCTTTCTTTTACTTTATATTTATATATTTTAAATCATAAATGAATGTATTTCAAAACTTACATTCACGTGAGACAAATAAAAACACAGATACGAAAGAAAAAGTTGTAGCAAAATTTCAAAACCGTTGGCGTAGTTTTAAAAAAATATGGACAACTTTCATAAAAGATGTTTGTGGCAATGGAAAAATGTTCTCGTGTTTCAAAAAACATGCATGTATTTTTTTTAATAATTTACAATGTAACAAAAATGTTATATTAATGTAAAAAATGTTTCATGCCATTAGAAATATGCACATCACATTTCTTGGAAATATTCCCACGTTTCGAAAACTAATCGAGACATTTCAGAAACTGTTACACAATTTGTTTTTAAATGTTCGTGTAGTTTAAACATGTTTATTTCCATTAAAGAAATGTATCATGACAATTTAAGGAATATTCGCGTCTTTCTAAATATTGTCCATGATTTGTTTTTTATGTTTATACGATGTAAAAATATATGTTCGCATATTTTTAATAATTTTCATTGTCATGTAAAAAGTGTACAACATGTATTTGGAAATTTGTTACCATTTATTCAAAAAAGTGTTCAAGCACATGTATTTACAAAAATGTACATCATATATATTTGAAAAATGTCCAGCATGTAACGAAAAAGTGTTTTCACGTGTGTCTAAAATGTCAATTTTGTACTGAGAAAAACTAGTCATGTGTTCAAAAGAGAAAAACAGATAAAAATAGACAATGAAACCAAAGAAACCCAAGGAAactaaaaaaaataaacaaagaaaccccaaagtaaaaaaaaacgaaaaaaggaaacgaAAAAGACCAATGAGAAAAAAATCTAAGGAAATCGATGAAAAACCAATTGACTTGAGATCAATAGCAAGTAACGTGTCAGTAGAAAACCTATAACTACACTACTGTTACTAAAAAATGATGTAGAGAAATATTGTCAATGAGCCTGATCCTAACCAAATCAGTAGAGTTAATTAAACCTAGCAGATATTGTTGTGATTTGTATCGATAACGATCCCAAGGTATCCCATGAATCGTATTGATTGATTCATTGTGATCCTATAATCAATTGTAACTTTGACGATCAAGTTACGTCCATGTATAAATACATGGCATATCCCTAGTCAGCATCTCACAACAAAACATTGTTTTTGAGTTGGTACCATAGACAAGATCAAATTTTTCCCTCTTGGGATGACGAGACGGAATGGGTGACGGCATACGCATGGCCAGcgaggtggtggttgtggtggacaAGGTGGTCATGGCCGCGATCCCGACAAGTACAGAAGCAACCTCAAGTCCCAAAGTTGATCCATATTAAGACATGGTGCTGCAACCACTTCAATCATGTGCACTAGCTCATGTCCATAGTGTATAAACCAGTATTGGCCGCATCGCCGGAACACTCACGACGATTCCTCGAGATGGAACACATGATTGAAACGGTTGCGGCATCATAACATTTCATGCCTGAATTTGTAGCAAACTTGGTACTTGAGGTTGCTTCTACGTGTATGTAACCACCATGGCCATGACAGTCTTATCTTCACCTCTCTCACCGCACTAACCATCCATATAgccttttcttcttattttttgtgAATGACCCTCCATATAACCTGGATAGTGTTAGTGTAAGAGTATATCTCGTTTGCCGAGGCTTGCTGCTCGAGGGCAAGTTTGGTGCTGGTGAAGAATACATACAAGGTGCTAAATCTGATGGGCTCGTCCCATGTTGTGATTGATCACACCAAGGTCTTGAATTCAAGACCAGATCAGCGATCATGTACCTAAGAACAACATCACATGTGAGCGGCTTGCCGATCAACACCGTAATATCGCCGAAGCTCTTCATCTTGCGGTGATACTCAATTCTGATGAGATCCTTCTCCTCTATGTTGGAGAGCTAGTTTCGCAGATGCATATCATGTGCTATGCTCTCGGAGGCGTTCATGTAGGGAAGTGTCAACTAGACTGCATTAGTTGTGGTGCGCCGCATCATCTTGTGAAACACGGGTGTCCCCGATCATGTTGCGAGGGTCTCGGCCAGCTCAACATCCAGGAGGGTCATGACAGGAATGTCCCAATGCATATCGCCAATAGACCAGGGTTGTCTATTTTCCCATGTTGTTTACTCAACTATTCTTGGCTCATCCAAACCACTCTATGTACGTAACACCCCACATGTTTCTCTTGATAATAGACCCTTATTATTCGTGCACATTTTAGTTTTTGAGAATTAAGCTTTTGCTAAATTTCACCTCCATTTGTTTTATCTTAATAAGGACCAAACAACAAGATATTGTAGTGGTATGTTGCTAAGCTACAAGCCCTCATCCTTCGCATCCAGTCCTTGAGCTCTGTCCCATGCcaagctcctgctagatctatggCATCGAAGATTAGGTCATCCGTTCAGAAGCATTGTTGAGTCGTCCTTTGGTTGAATAAGTTTGCATATCAACgtgcaaaagttcatcaattaCATTTTCATGATTCGACTCATGTTTTCCTTCTTCCACTTGAACTTATTTGTTGGTTTGAAATATTATGTGAGTTTGTTGGATGATTTTAGTTCTTTTACATGGGTCTATCTACTAAAATGTAAATCTGATGAACAGGAGCTCTTGAAGTGCGATCTTCGTCTACTCGGTATAGCAAGTCGTGGATGTATTCACCAAGCAGAGCCGTCTCCTCAAATCAAATAAAAAAAGACATTGTTACTTTCCAATCTAAACCTCTGTTCCAGCTGAATTTGCGCGGGAATGTTAATGAGCATGATCCTAACCAAATAGGTGGAGTTAAATCAAACAGATGTTGTTGTGACCAGCGGTGAAGCCAGCCCTAACAATGTGTGTGGTCAGTGGTAATTTTTATTACCTTTTTCTTCACGATGAACCGTAATTGAACAGTGTTTTGCAGAATTGTTTTCAAAAAAGCTATGGGATCATCTGGCCAGACAGCTAAAATGCAGGTCCCTCCTGATTGTGAATCTCTCATGTGCATATATATAGGCAATGGATGGCAAACTGCGGTGGGTGCAAACAATGCTAAATATGGATGACCACATCGTCGTCCCAAGGTTTGATCCTGCCGTTGTGGAGGACTACGTGGCGTTGTTATCCCTGCTTCCGGTGAATAGGAGCCGCCCACTCTGGGAGTTCCACTTCCTCGACTTCCCAACCACTGATGCGGCATCCATGATGGTGCTCCGCTTGCACCACTCCATTGGTGATGGCATGCCGATCGCAGCACTCCTCATGGCATCATCGCGCAGCACGACCAATCCAGCATATCCCCGTCAGTCGCCACTTGAAACCATCTTGTTCCTTTATAGTAACACCAGTATGCATGCGCCCCTTCCACCTAAGCGTaacatccacatctcttttcaagAACAGAGCCAGACCACCACTCCTCCCCTCACAATCCCTTATTATCATGTGTGCCATACCCAACAAAAACCTGAACTTCTCCATTCTCCTCTCATCCAGTTTGGTTTTAGACAAGAAAAGAATATCGGGGTCCTCTCTCTTTTGGAAATCCAGAAGACTGCGAACTGCCGGCCCATTCCCCAAACCCCGGCAGTTCAGAGCTGAGATCCCCATTGATCCTCGCAGGGCTGACGTGGCAGCCCCGCGTCAATTTTTTTATTTACTTGTACTTCCATAACCACACCGTCCTCCTTTGTTTTTTTAGCCATTCGAAGAGCCTCCTCGCTAAGCTCCAACGATGATCTTTGCTTGTCTTTGACAGAAACATTCTCTTTCTCCTTACCAGTCCCCTCTGGATCCGTGCCACTCCTAGCTCCCTTGACCTTCTTATATTTTTTTAGACCGTTGTCACCTTGGCCCTCCTGAGCCTTGTCTCCCGTCCGGTGATCGACGTGCATGGGAGACACATCTCCCGAGGTGTGCATGGTTCCTGTCACCCCTCCATCACATGTCGCTTGAGCGCCCTGGACCTGTAGCTGTTTACATGCACTCGTCATGCTTGTCAGATTCTTTTCCTCCACGGGATTCTTTAGGCTTTATTTGGTAGAAGTGGATTGGGGAGGTTTGGAGAGGAGGGGATTTGAGGGGATTTGGTGAATCCCTTCCTTTCACCCAATCCTTTCAAATCCTCGATGTTTCGCTTCCACCAGTCCCTCGAGAAGGAtcctgaaacacatggatagaaaggaattgaaggggaacggaggggattcggctaagcaaacccctcttaCCGAATGGACGCCCGAGGTTTTGTGGGGTTTCTGGCCCTTCCGTGGATTTTCCTCTCGAAACCTCCCGAATCCTTCCGTGCCAAACGAGGCCTTAAAGGGCATATGACCTTCCCCGGAGCAGTATCTTTGTAGGTCAAATTATGGTCCGTGCCACTCTCTTTACGCCAGGTAAGACTGTCACTTCCAGACTTATTACCAGTGTTAGTACTGTTTGGATGCCGATCGGTGCCGCTGTTCCACCTCCCACTTGAACGGCTGTTCAACTCACCAGATCTCCGTTTTGGTGCCTTGTACTTCAGCCAAGGCCCATACTGTTGTGATTCACCCTTCTTCAGTATAATCTCACAGCTACGATCAATATGTCCAACTCGTCCAGGTGAAACAGAAGTTTGGAAGGAATTCATACTCTAATGGGCACCATCTATCTCCCCCTTCTGCCCCAAAGTCAACCATGAGACCACGTAACAAGGGTGTTCAGTTTAGTGCTAAAAGTTGCAAAAGGATGTTTAGTTTAGTGCTAAAAGTTGTAAAATATGTCAGTGCCATCATATAACCTGTCTATGCATGCAAATACGATCATTTTTGTCGTATCCAGCCGTATCTCGAGCTCACGTTGCTATAAGCATGAatgtggcccacatgtcagtgtcgagAGTGGTGAGACGATGGATGAGCCAAGCATTATCTTTTTTTCGTAAAAACAACCTCAGCTTATATTTAATAACACACATGTCAACACAGAGTGGCTCACGGGAAACATGAATAAAGAAAATAGCGTCAAGGGGATTCGATCGACGTCCTCCACTCCATAAACTAACCGAACTATCCACTCGACCAGGAATAATTTGATACAAGAAAAACAAACGCTATTTTCTTTAATTTAGTGTTCACTCAGCCCGATGAACGaataagcaaaaactaaaaacatGCCGTGTTATTCCCTGCAGGAATAAATTAATGTAAAGAAACAACTTATATTCTATTGTTTGTGACACTAAAAAATCATGGGTTACAAAAAATGTGCAttacatttttttaaatatttaaaCATTGTAAAGAATATTTGTGTAACTACAAAAACATAAGTTGTATTTTATAAATGTATACGTATAcccaaaaaaatgttcatgcttagaATAGAAATGTTTGTGTGTATGTTGTTATTTTTTCTTGGGGTGTGTATGTTGTTATTTATATTATTCTATT
Coding sequences within:
- the LOC123442386 gene encoding pentatricopeptide repeat-containing protein At1g63070, mitochondrial-like — its product is MRRAVPGCLCRALLNRRPPLEPRLSSVACRVKSLDDEEEPSHSQPSVCSEGRRGCFLPVIARAVRTLSWDDATRKISFGECVRLYGLPRSIGLFVLLMQSFLPRRIREVRCLIQSVVDHHGNAGMELFELAPLLASNLGGSMTLLQVYATIIRVFVELSMFEDALLTYVEAKKVGVELQVCNFLLKRLVERNQTMYARSLFQDMKSSGPSPNVYSYSVLMSMYTHGAKLCPEEALELLSEMEVEGVRPNAATYATYLYGLCRAKQVKSAWNFLQMMCQRGYPCNSYCFNAVIHGFCHDGQVHKAIEVFDGMKKCGFAPDVHSYSILVDGLCKQGDVLTGYYMLVEMARNGITPTLVSYSSLLHGLCRAGRVELAFELFKRLKDQGFKHDHLVYSIVLHGCCQHLDLEICYDLWNDMVHHNFVPDAYNYSSLIYAYCRHRKLKEALEVFELMLSDGICPNIVTCTILVHGFSNEGLIGEAFLFLDKVRQFGIVPNLCTYRVIINGLCKVNKPDDVWGIFADMIKRGYVPDTVLYSIIIDGFVKALDLHEAFRLYYKMLDEGTKPNIFTYTSLIKGLCHDDKLPEAMTLLKHMIGEGLTPDRILYTSLIACYCKRSNMKAALQVFREMETEGLSADSFVYTCLIGGFSKVPAMDGAQLFMEEMISKGLTPTVVTYTDLIIGYFKIGDEKKAMVMYNSMLEAGITPDAKLTCILGFDNDGHAFGNSQEEKDVS